A single window of Acidobacteriota bacterium DNA harbors:
- a CDS encoding ATP-binding cassette domain-containing protein yields the protein MSTAGPAAADVRVEIDEVSHTYPGGTVALDDVSLSIGAGLFGLLGPNGAGKSTLMRIVCTLLRPTRGEVRVANHDVVGEPREVRRLIGYLPQEFGAWRLARVREVLDTLGRLSGLRDRRQRAERIERTLDLVGLAAKANDKVKSLSGGMVRRLGVAQALLHEPPVLVVDEPTVGLDPEERLRFRELMAKLARDRVILLSTHIVADLGSGCRRIALLDHGKIAFEGSPEDLVARARGKVFEVTVPAGRPVQLGAGAEEVSRTSSGGRVTIRGVASGALPEGARPVDAPTLEEAYLAFMLARGRTLDEVGGEEER from the coding sequence ATGTCCACTGCCGGGCCGGCGGCTGCCGACGTCCGCGTGGAGATCGACGAGGTCTCGCACACCTACCCGGGGGGCACCGTCGCCCTGGACGACGTCAGCCTCTCGATCGGGGCCGGGCTGTTCGGCCTGCTGGGGCCGAACGGGGCCGGCAAGAGCACGCTGATGAGGATCGTGTGCACGCTCCTGCGCCCGACGCGGGGGGAAGTGCGAGTCGCGAACCACGACGTCGTCGGCGAACCGCGGGAGGTGCGCCGGCTGATCGGATACCTGCCCCAGGAATTCGGCGCCTGGCGTCTGGCGCGCGTGCGCGAGGTGCTCGACACCCTCGGCCGGCTCTCCGGTCTTCGCGACCGCAGGCAGCGCGCCGAGCGGATCGAGCGGACGCTCGACCTCGTGGGTCTGGCGGCCAAGGCGAACGACAAGGTCAAGAGCCTGTCGGGCGGGATGGTGCGGCGTCTCGGGGTCGCGCAGGCGCTCCTGCACGAGCCGCCGGTGCTGGTCGTCGACGAGCCCACGGTGGGGCTCGATCCGGAAGAGCGGCTGCGCTTCCGGGAGCTCATGGCCAAGCTGGCGCGCGACCGCGTGATTCTCCTCTCCACGCACATCGTGGCGGACCTCGGTTCCGGTTGCCGGCGCATCGCGCTGCTCGATCACGGAAAGATCGCGTTCGAGGGCTCTCCCGAGGATCTCGTCGCTCGCGCCCGCGGGAAGGTCTTCGAGGTGACCGTGCCGGCCGGCCGCCCGGTCCAGCTCGGGGCCGGAGCCGAGGAGGTGTCGCGAACGTCGAGCGGGGGCCGGGTCACCATCCGCGGCGTGGCGTCCGGTGCTCTTCCGGAGGGGGCGCGCCCCGTCGACGCGCCGACGCTGGAGGAGGCTTACCTCGCCTTCATGCTGGCTCGAGGCCGGACCCTCGACGAGGTCGGAGGGGAGGAGGAGCGGTGA